The Roseimicrobium gellanilyticum genome contains a region encoding:
- a CDS encoding DUF2149 domain-containing protein, giving the protein MRRKPRKWDEGSEDDPAAGLLNLFDVWIAFAVALLLAILSYEVLDRSSSGTTATMIKNEGTPEMEIIKRDGMKIERFRASPESLGGDGERLGTAYRLKSGEVIYVPERKAPGK; this is encoded by the coding sequence ATGAGACGCAAACCGAGAAAGTGGGACGAAGGTTCCGAGGATGACCCGGCAGCGGGTCTGCTGAATCTCTTCGATGTCTGGATCGCTTTTGCTGTGGCGCTGCTGCTGGCCATCTTGAGCTATGAAGTGCTGGATCGGAGTTCCTCCGGCACCACGGCCACGATGATCAAGAATGAGGGCACTCCCGAGATGGAAATCATCAAGAGAGACGGGATGAAAATTGAGCGGTTTCGCGCCAGCCCGGAATCGCTGGGTGGCGACGGTGAACGTCTCGGCACCGCCTACCGGCTGAAATCCGGCGAGGTGATCTATGTGCCCGAGAGGAAGGCCCCGGGGAAGTGA
- a CDS encoding alpha/beta hydrolase produces the protein MLSQDDSLSKPAPIDRNRELLKTAREEIYKTVGGVNLPVYIWEPESGKAPPYPKSVIAFFYSSGWDNGQVSQFAPHCVYFASRGMLAMAFDYRVSARHGSTPVDAMADARSAFRWLRLNAVELGISPGKIVGAGGSGGAHIAAASAMVSGFDEAGEDLSIPCAPNALVMFNPVLDTSKKGFGFDRFTEPDQAKRANLAGAIAPGLPPTLIFHGTQDRVVPFDASFDFAKRMKKKKNICELIVYEGQGHGFFNFNVSFDIYQATLNVMDDFLVGQGFIEPDPDALSDVL, from the coding sequence ATGCTTTCCCAAGATGACAGCCTGTCCAAGCCAGCTCCGATTGATCGGAATCGTGAGCTGCTGAAGACCGCGCGCGAAGAGATTTACAAGACCGTCGGTGGCGTGAACCTGCCGGTCTATATTTGGGAACCGGAATCTGGAAAGGCTCCGCCCTACCCGAAGAGCGTCATTGCCTTCTTCTACAGCAGCGGCTGGGATAATGGGCAGGTGAGCCAGTTTGCCCCTCACTGTGTGTACTTTGCGTCCCGTGGCATGCTGGCCATGGCCTTTGACTACCGGGTCAGCGCCCGGCACGGCAGCACCCCGGTGGATGCCATGGCGGATGCCCGCTCGGCATTCCGCTGGCTGCGACTGAATGCAGTGGAGCTGGGCATCAGCCCTGGAAAGATTGTCGGTGCGGGTGGCAGTGGCGGTGCGCATATCGCCGCAGCGTCTGCCATGGTGAGCGGCTTTGATGAGGCCGGAGAAGACCTCTCCATCCCTTGCGCTCCGAATGCGCTGGTGATGTTCAACCCGGTGCTGGACACCTCCAAGAAGGGCTTCGGCTTTGATCGCTTCACTGAGCCGGATCAGGCCAAGCGCGCAAACCTCGCCGGGGCGATTGCTCCGGGACTGCCCCCGACACTCATCTTCCATGGCACCCAGGACCGCGTGGTGCCGTTCGACGCTTCCTTCGACTTTGCGAAGCGGATGAAGAAGAAGAAGAACATCTGCGAACTCATCGTCTATGAGGGCCAGGGTCACGGGTTCTTCAATTTCAACGTGTCGTTCGATATCTACCAGGCGACCTTGAACGTCATGGATGACTTCCTTGTGGGTCAGGGCTTCATCGAGCCGGACCCAGACGCTCTATCAGACGTGCTCTAA
- a CDS encoding M16 family metallopeptidase — MRLCLLAALCLSLLPATSRAEIWPQEVSDLKPDEKAVFGRLENGLRYIIYPNKFPVAGRASVRLYVDAGSLMEEDDQQGMAHFLEHMAFNGSKRFAAGTMVERFQRLGMGFGADTNAHTSFKETVYKLELPRVDEKMFTEAFELFRDDLDGMLLGQEEINKERGVILSEKLARDSVDTRTMEAGYKFALPDSLIPVRMPIGIEETLNKMGRPRFVDFYEKWYTPKRAVVVVVGDVDIPLVEGLIKKNFSDSKARRGDSEDPSLGKLTKGRGLVAMLHTEMEAAATEISIEAPREANKAHDSAARRREKMIRTLADNMLNQRLSELAKAENSPIMEAQAYNFDMFKFFENNGIYAKSKPEQWKEALSLAEQELRRAVQHGFTEAEFAEATSSFLKSVRLRAEQKDTRKNSDLADAFVRQLGNDQVITDPDADFKRVTADLAGITAEDCHKALQEVWKNPDVQVFIGGNLKLDNASETILTAYRESQKKEVKAPEQSKALEFAYTSFGEAGKVASTNVVKDLEITQAVFANQVRANVKKTEFEKNGVNIMVTFGGGKLEAPKDKPGMIPFAESVFPLAGLEKHSVDDLRRIFASKTVSTKFEIKDDSFAFTGKTTPQDFEAQCQRLCANIAAPGWREEAERQFKKNLDALYTAIEHTDEGVMQDKVEAFTHGGDFRFGFPERKVMDERNLAELKAWLTPALKEGYMEVSVVGDIDPEKALEVIGKTFGALAKRQDKRPEFADARKITFPRDVHDKDFSFVSEITRSWALAYWPTDDMLDIRRTRRLILLGQILDDRLRLKIREELGETYSPMAHHLANDTFTGYGYMFAAATLKPDQVAKVKPMFTEIAENIEKGITADEFERAREPMLQQLIQTRRDNRYWLTRTLMNCQAQPYRLDWSRSLMDDFSSIKKEDLEALAKQYLTNGHVLTIGLVPTAKQGEARTE; from the coding sequence ATGCGACTCTGCCTCCTCGCCGCGTTGTGTTTATCCCTGCTCCCTGCAACCTCACGGGCCGAAATCTGGCCGCAGGAGGTGAGCGATTTGAAACCTGATGAAAAGGCCGTCTTCGGACGGCTGGAGAACGGGCTCCGCTACATCATCTACCCGAACAAGTTCCCCGTGGCTGGGCGCGCCAGCGTGCGCCTGTACGTGGATGCCGGCTCACTGATGGAGGAGGACGACCAGCAGGGGATGGCGCACTTCCTGGAGCACATGGCTTTCAACGGGTCCAAGCGTTTCGCGGCGGGCACCATGGTGGAGCGCTTCCAGCGTCTCGGCATGGGCTTCGGCGCCGATACGAATGCGCACACCTCCTTCAAGGAGACGGTGTACAAGCTCGAGTTGCCCCGCGTGGACGAGAAGATGTTCACCGAGGCGTTTGAGCTCTTCCGCGATGACCTCGACGGCATGCTGCTGGGTCAGGAGGAAATCAACAAGGAGCGCGGCGTCATCCTGAGTGAGAAGCTGGCACGCGACAGCGTGGATACCCGCACCATGGAGGCCGGGTACAAGTTCGCCCTGCCGGACTCACTCATTCCCGTTCGCATGCCCATTGGCATTGAGGAGACCTTGAACAAGATGGGCCGCCCGCGCTTTGTGGACTTCTACGAGAAGTGGTACACGCCGAAGCGTGCTGTGGTGGTTGTGGTGGGGGATGTGGATATCCCGCTGGTGGAGGGCCTTATCAAAAAGAACTTCAGCGACTCCAAGGCCCGCCGTGGTGACTCCGAAGATCCCAGCCTGGGCAAGCTGACCAAGGGACGTGGCCTCGTGGCCATGCTGCACACGGAGATGGAAGCCGCAGCGACGGAAATCAGCATCGAAGCTCCCCGTGAGGCGAACAAGGCGCACGACAGCGCCGCACGCCGTCGTGAGAAGATGATCCGCACCCTGGCGGACAACATGCTCAACCAGCGTCTGAGCGAGCTGGCCAAGGCGGAGAACTCTCCCATCATGGAGGCGCAGGCCTACAACTTCGACATGTTCAAGTTCTTTGAGAACAACGGCATCTACGCGAAGAGCAAGCCGGAGCAGTGGAAGGAGGCGCTCTCCCTCGCGGAACAGGAACTGCGCCGCGCCGTGCAGCATGGCTTCACCGAGGCGGAATTCGCCGAGGCCACCAGTTCCTTCCTCAAGTCCGTGCGCCTGCGTGCGGAGCAGAAGGACACCCGCAAGAACAGTGACCTCGCCGATGCCTTTGTACGTCAGTTGGGCAATGACCAGGTCATCACCGACCCGGATGCCGACTTCAAGCGCGTGACAGCGGACCTCGCGGGCATCACCGCAGAAGACTGCCACAAGGCTCTGCAGGAAGTGTGGAAGAACCCAGACGTGCAGGTCTTCATCGGCGGCAATCTGAAGCTCGACAATGCTTCTGAAACCATCCTCACCGCCTACCGCGAAAGCCAGAAAAAGGAGGTGAAGGCGCCCGAGCAATCGAAGGCCCTCGAGTTCGCCTACACCAGCTTTGGTGAAGCAGGCAAGGTCGCCTCTACCAACGTGGTGAAGGATTTGGAAATCACGCAGGCCGTCTTTGCCAACCAGGTGCGCGCCAATGTGAAGAAGACCGAATTTGAAAAGAACGGCGTGAACATCATGGTGACCTTCGGAGGTGGCAAGCTGGAGGCTCCCAAGGACAAGCCGGGCATGATTCCCTTTGCCGAGAGCGTGTTCCCCCTCGCGGGCCTGGAGAAACACAGTGTGGATGATCTGCGCCGCATCTTCGCCAGCAAGACCGTGAGCACGAAGTTTGAGATCAAGGATGACTCCTTTGCGTTCACCGGGAAGACGACACCGCAGGACTTCGAGGCCCAGTGCCAGCGCCTCTGTGCGAATATCGCGGCCCCAGGCTGGCGTGAAGAAGCCGAGCGCCAGTTCAAGAAGAACCTCGACGCGCTGTACACTGCGATCGAGCACACGGATGAAGGGGTGATGCAGGACAAGGTGGAGGCCTTCACCCACGGTGGCGATTTCCGCTTCGGCTTCCCCGAGCGGAAGGTCATGGATGAGCGCAATCTCGCGGAGCTCAAGGCCTGGCTCACGCCCGCGCTCAAGGAGGGCTACATGGAAGTCTCTGTGGTGGGTGACATTGACCCGGAGAAGGCTCTTGAAGTGATTGGCAAGACCTTCGGCGCACTGGCGAAGCGCCAGGACAAGAGGCCTGAATTTGCAGACGCACGGAAGATAACCTTCCCACGCGATGTGCATGACAAGGACTTCTCCTTCGTCTCGGAAATCACCCGCTCCTGGGCGCTGGCCTACTGGCCCACGGATGACATGCTGGACATCCGCCGCACGCGCCGTCTCATCCTGCTTGGCCAGATTCTGGATGACCGTCTGCGTCTGAAGATTCGCGAAGAGCTCGGCGAGACCTACAGCCCCATGGCGCATCATCTGGCGAATGATACCTTCACCGGCTACGGCTACATGTTTGCCGCTGCTACGTTGAAGCCGGACCAGGTGGCGAAGGTGAAGCCGATGTTCACCGAGATTGCAGAGAACATTGAGAAGGGCATCACGGCGGATGAATTCGAGCGCGCCCGCGAACCGATGTTGCAACAGCTCATCCAAACGCGTCGTGACAATCGCTACTGGCTCACGCGGACGCTGATGAACTGCCAGGCGCAGCCCTACCGTCTCGACTGGTCCCGCTCCCTGATGGATGACTTCTCCAGCATCAAGAAGGAAGACCTCGAAGCGCTGGCGAAGCAATATCTCACCAACGGGCACGTGCTGACCATCGGTCTCGTGCCCACGGCCAAGCAAGGCGAGGCAAGGACGGAGTAG
- a CDS encoding ABC transporter substrate-binding protein has protein sequence MPPILSTGFVPSLEAMPLLAHTKGADAWRMLPCPSYGRIIRQLLTGELAAGLLPWELGITELVNKPAQKGVWCVPMVLHACPTELVLTTKAAKLAQPPKANKKTDVRRLVFGIEGRCSLTRYQILTWQLQVAKKHLDPPAFKVLPMELMRKGLEAGTLDGMVAPTPWGMQAQVEGNGKLDARFEPGKYAQQLVIFCRKELVAEHEEEFALLPHALADMHKRLEEDSEFLKVADQMARLGTPRCDSAILLEAAKRHLTGIVQKDFQPDKEWLATELQLLAERVPLGEGVFNAEELGAALAPQGIRAYAATSSL, from the coding sequence GTGCCCCCCATCCTCTCTACTGGATTCGTTCCCTCCCTCGAAGCCATGCCGCTGCTTGCTCACACGAAGGGCGCCGACGCCTGGCGCATGCTGCCATGTCCCAGCTATGGACGCATCATCCGGCAATTGCTCACCGGAGAACTGGCCGCAGGACTCCTGCCGTGGGAGCTGGGCATTACGGAGCTGGTGAACAAGCCTGCGCAGAAGGGCGTGTGGTGCGTGCCCATGGTGCTGCATGCCTGTCCCACCGAACTCGTGCTGACCACCAAGGCCGCAAAACTGGCACAGCCTCCCAAGGCCAACAAGAAGACGGATGTCAGGCGCCTGGTGTTCGGCATTGAGGGGCGCTGCTCACTCACGCGCTACCAGATACTCACCTGGCAGCTTCAAGTGGCGAAGAAACATCTGGACCCTCCCGCTTTTAAAGTGCTGCCGATGGAACTCATGCGCAAAGGGCTCGAGGCCGGAACGCTGGACGGCATGGTGGCTCCTACGCCGTGGGGCATGCAGGCACAGGTGGAGGGGAATGGGAAACTGGATGCGAGATTCGAACCGGGGAAATATGCGCAGCAGTTGGTCATCTTCTGCAGGAAGGAACTCGTCGCGGAACATGAGGAGGAGTTTGCGCTGTTGCCTCACGCACTCGCAGACATGCACAAGCGATTGGAAGAGGATAGCGAGTTCCTGAAGGTCGCGGATCAGATGGCACGATTGGGCACACCGCGCTGTGATTCTGCGATCTTGCTGGAGGCTGCGAAGCGTCATCTCACGGGCATCGTGCAGAAGGACTTTCAACCGGACAAGGAGTGGCTCGCCACGGAGCTGCAGCTCCTCGCCGAACGCGTACCGTTGGGGGAAGGTGTATTCAACGCCGAGGAACTCGGCGCCGCCCTCGCGCCGCAGGGCATCCGCGCCTACGCCGCCACATCATCTCTCTAA
- a CDS encoding LysR family transcriptional regulator, which yields MITPANTTFIQTEPGAIDSRRLQMFLAAAQTSSFAAAAERLSLTPSAVSHAIKALEEEFDCNLFKRHGPRVTLTRAGIRLMPLAEELLTRMARLRHEVATIQGNPRSLRVMMPECFASSMLPKVLPDFMECFPLALFEIAPGDADEESSVETSLVSGELDLLISYNAKPGRDVVRRDLFHEALALYVAPFHSLARKAPLELSMFEQYPLALANGSLMKLAKERLFSGDFGKARIWQMPSVESARELARVGQAVALLPQRLAAKSVSQGHLVPLRTTNASLQWSCAIHWSGRVELSWAAEVFVSLVAMVAQEGGESAAS from the coding sequence ATGATCACCCCCGCGAACACGACTTTCATTCAAACCGAACCCGGAGCCATCGACTCAAGGCGTCTCCAGATGTTTCTCGCCGCTGCGCAGACATCCAGTTTCGCCGCCGCCGCAGAGCGGCTGAGCCTCACACCCTCCGCGGTGAGTCATGCCATCAAGGCGCTCGAAGAAGAGTTTGACTGCAATCTCTTCAAGCGTCATGGCCCCCGCGTCACCCTTACCCGCGCGGGCATCCGCCTCATGCCACTCGCGGAGGAGCTGCTCACGCGCATGGCACGCCTGCGTCATGAAGTAGCCACCATCCAGGGCAATCCGCGCTCGCTGCGTGTGATGATGCCGGAGTGCTTCGCCTCCTCCATGCTGCCGAAGGTGCTGCCGGATTTCATGGAATGCTTCCCGCTCGCACTGTTTGAAATCGCACCGGGGGACGCGGATGAGGAGAGCTCAGTGGAAACATCTCTAGTCTCAGGCGAGCTGGACCTGCTCATCTCCTACAATGCGAAGCCGGGACGTGATGTGGTGCGGCGTGACCTCTTCCACGAAGCGCTCGCTCTCTATGTCGCGCCGTTTCACTCTCTCGCGCGGAAGGCGCCGCTGGAGCTCAGCATGTTTGAGCAATATCCACTCGCGCTTGCCAATGGCTCACTTATGAAGCTGGCGAAGGAGCGACTCTTCAGTGGCGATTTTGGAAAAGCGCGTATCTGGCAGATGCCCAGCGTGGAGAGTGCACGTGAGCTGGCACGCGTGGGTCAGGCCGTGGCGCTGCTGCCGCAGCGTCTGGCAGCGAAGTCCGTGAGCCAGGGCCACCTCGTACCGCTGCGCACGACCAACGCGAGTTTGCAGTGGTCATGCGCCATCCATTGGTCAGGCCGGGTGGAACTGAGCTGGGCAGCGGAAGTGTTCGTGAGTCTCGTGGCGATGGTGGCTCAGGAGGGTGGTGAAAGCGCGGCATCGTAA